A single Drosophila miranda strain MSH22 chromosome XR, D.miranda_PacBio2.1, whole genome shotgun sequence DNA region contains:
- the LOC108153077 gene encoding glycogen-binding subunit 76A, translating to MNDPGDIPLTHTSTPDSRPPCSIISIIPTIGMSSCRGRAEAFARSLSSKLRTLGSQANEEGAENPEDEPIINGTNTNTWVNAHDSEQTVTDLQPLRHESDSFFDFDCELESPGSPVDECEYLRLIETASNTPHNSTAESGYACASAASSHSSSTADGPYFDATSTSTSAVGSVAPDQILVTVNAQPQAPEPSKQPASELTDSVNALPMNGGHELTNGQQQVGEQEKQKETAEKTQPQELVVEVVDQEDEDEALLQAQILSELLQQSDSFKASGGIVVQAPPEEPSATLTNGHVDAEEQLELKANEEEVVHEATPDRILDERVYDVPTPDRTLDTSPSSDGGLDGATDAHASPDSGVDETDKSVTADTGSNLTVDVDLAQLEKAKHDAAEAVEKKTSHSQGIDTTDDEDDCRPQRVRRCSSLKTGKTPPGTPGRKKIVRFADVLGLDLADVKTFLDEIPTIPKSAFEDLEILESEPPMQMGPKSDKLLMPLFQQPGGLPTFLDAVREKQVSLENAAVSDNINQTISGSVRVRNLDFHKSVHIRYSLDGWRSYADLQANYVENSCDGFSDKFTFVLFGNSLHVGQRLEFAVRFQCKGQQFWDSNYGANYCFQCLPSSTHATNASAPSVVTGAVTTHHSTSMVGLLSPTAGDAWCSSFY from the exons ATGAACGATCCCGGCGATATACCACTGacacacacaagcacgccGGACAGCAGGCCACCCTGCAGCATTATCTCAATCATACCAACCATAGGGATGTCCTCATGCCGTGGCCGGGCCGAGGCATTCGCACGGAGTCTGTCCTCCAAGCTGCGCACCTTGGGATCACAG GCGAACGAGGAGGGCGCGGAAAATCCCGAGGACGAGCCCATCATAAATGGCACCAATACCAATACCTGGGTGAATGCCCATGACTCCGAACAGACTGTGACCGATCTGCAGCCGCTGCGCCACGAGTCCGATTCGTTCTTCGACTTTGACTGTGAGCTGGAGTCGCCCGGGAGTCCGGTGGATGAGTGCGAGTACCTGCGTCTGATTGAAACCGCCTCGAATACGCCACACAACTCGACGGCCGAGTCGGGCTATGCGTGTGCCTCGGCCGCCAGCAgtcacagcagcagcaccgccgATGGACCCTACTTCGATGCCACATCAACATCCACATCGGCCGTCGGATCAGTGGCTCCGGATCAGATACTGGTCACGGTAAACGCACAGCCCCAGGCCCCGGAGCCCAGCAAGCAGCCAGCCTCGGAGTTGACTGACTCTGTGAATGCATTGCCAATGAATGGGGGACACGAGCTGACGAACGGTCAGCAGCAGGTGGGGGAGCAGGAAAAACAGAAAGAGACAGCTGAGAAAACTCAACCACAGGAGCTGGTTGTGGAAGTGGTGGATcaggaggatgaggatgaggcgCTCCTGCAGGCACAAATACTCAGCGAACTGCTGCAACAGAGTGACAGCTTCAAAGCCAGCGGCGGTATTGTGGTACAGGCTCCCCCAGAAGAGCCCTCTGCCACTCTGACCAATGGCCACGTGGACGCAGAGGAACAGCTCGAACTGAAAGCAAATGAAGAAGAAGTCGTGCATGAGGCCACTCCCGACAGAATCTTGGATGAGAGGGTCTACGATGTCCCGACACCCGACAGAACTTTGGATACCTCCCCATCGTCGGATGGCGGCCTAGACGGCGCAACCGACGCCCATGCCTCCCCCGACAGCGGTGTGGATGAGACAGACAAATCGGTGACAGCAGACACCGGCAGCAATCTCACAGTGGATGTGGATCTGGCCCAGCTGGAGAAGGCCAAGCATGATGCCGCCGAGGCGGTGGAAAAGAAGACGAGCCACAGCCAAGGCATCGACACCACAGACGATGAGGACGATTGCCGGCCCCAGAGGGTGAGACGCTGCTCCTCCTTGAAGACGGGAAAGACGCCACCGGGCACGCCCGGACGCAAGAAGATCGTGCGATTCGCCGATGTGCTGGGCCTGGATCTGGCCGATGTGAAGACCTTCCTGGATGAGATACCCACAATACCCAAGTCGGCGTTCGAGGATCTGGAGATACTCGAATCGGAGCCGCCGATGCAGATGGGGCCCAAGTCGGACAAGCTGCTGATGCCGCTGTTCCAGCAGCCGGGCGGCCTGCCCACATTCCTCGATGCGGTCAGGGAGAAGCAGGTCTCTCTGGAGAATGCCGCCGTCTCGGACAACATCAACCAGACGATATCCGGATCGGTGCGCGTGCGCAATCTCGACTTCCACAAGTCAGTGCACATCCGCTACTCGCTGGACGGCTGGCGCAGCTACGCGGATCTACAGGCCAACTACGTGGAGAACTCCTGCGATGGATTCTCGGACAAGTTCACCTTCGTGCTGTTCGGCAATTCGCTCCATGTGGGCCAGCGGCTGGAGTTCGCTGTGCGCTTCCAGTGCAAGGGCCAACAGTTCTGGGACAGCAACTACGGGGCCAACTACTGCTTCCAATGTTTGCCAAGCTCGACGCATGCCACCAACGCATCGGCCCCGTCCGTGGTGACTGGCGCCGTGACCACGCATCACAGCACGAGCATGGTCGGCCTGCTAAGCCCCACGGCGGGCGATGCCTGGTGCAGCTCCTTCTACTAA
- the LOC108151959 gene encoding putative aldehyde dehydrogenase family 7 member A1 homolog has product MIAHLRHLSRLTGRGHSRLASSASTSYLIDQPEYGFLKELGLEINNPGVYSGQWQGRGPTITSYDPGTGQAIATVRQGTVQELQQAIGLGVEAYKHWRQVPAPVRGEIVRQIGDELRKYKEPLGKLVSLEVGKIYSEGQGEVQEFIDICDYAVGLSRIYSGQLINSERADHTILEAWRPLGLVGVISAYNFPNAVFGWNAAIALTTGNSVLWKGAPSTPLVSVATTKIVAEVLRRNNLPPVVTLCQGGTDVGQSLVSDKRVNLVSFTGSCKTGQDVGVEVQRRFGKVILELGGNNALIIDSSANLKMALDAALFGCIGTSGQRCTTTRRIIVHEQLHDQFVTSLVAKYKQLIPKIGHQLDGQTLVGPVHTQQNVDSYKTAIEEAKALGGTVAFGGKVLERSGYYVEPTVITGLPHDASVVHRETFAPIVYVLKAKSVDEAISWNNEVEQGLSSAIFTENISQAFKWIGARGSDCGIVNINTTTNGAEIGGAFGGEKATGGGRESGSDAWKQYCKRATITVNHSGELACAQGVVFNVE; this is encoded by the coding sequence ATGATCGCACATTTGAGACACCTTTCGAGGCTGACCGGTCGCGGACACAGCCGCCTGGCCTCCTCCGCATCCACATCCTATCTGATCGACCAGCCAGAGTACGGTTTCCTTAAGGAGCTTGGCCTGGAGATCAACAATCCCGGCGTCTACTCGGGCCAGTGGCAGGGGCGTGGCCCGACCATCACCAGCTACGATCCTGGCACCGGCCAAGCCATTGCCACAGTGCGTCAGGGCACTGTGCAGGAGCTGCAGCAGGCCATCGGCCTGGGCGTGGAGGCCTACAAGCATTGGCGCCAGGTCCCCGCCCCAGTCCGTGGCGAGATCGTTCGGCAAATCGGCGACGAGCTGAGGAAGTACAAAGAGCCCCTTGGAAAGCTGGTCTCCCTGGAGGTGGGCAAGATCTACAGCGAGGGTCAGGGCGAGGTGCAGGAATTCATCGACATCTGCGACTATGCCGTGGGTCTGTCGCGGATCTACTCGGGCCAACTGATCAACTCGGAGCGGGCCGACCATACGATTCTTGAGGCTTGGCGACCGCTTGGACTGGTCGGTGTGATCTCCGCCTACAATTTCCCCAATGCCGTCTTTGGCTGGAATGCCGCCATTGCTCTGACCACCGGCAACAGTGTGCTCTGGAAGGGAGCTCCCAGCACGCCCCTGGTCTCGGTGGCCACCACCAAAATCGTTGCCGAAGTTCTGCGTCGCAACAATCTGCCACCCGTCGTGACCCTCTGCCAGGGAGGAACCGATGTTGGCCAATCGTTGGTGTCTGACAAGCGCGTCAATCTGGTTTCCTTTACGGGTAGCTGCAAAACGGGCCAAGATGTGGGCGTGGAGGTGCAGCGGCGCTTCGGCAAGGTGATCCTCGAGCTGGGCGGCAACAATGCTTTGATCATCGATTCGTCGGCAAATTTAAAAATGGCATTGGATGCAGCTCTCTTTGGCTGCATCGGCACCAGCGGACAACGCTGCACCACCACCAGGCGCATCATTGTCCACGAACAGCTGCATGACCAGTTTGTTACTTCCTTGGTGGCCAAGTACAAGCAGCTGATACCCAAAATTGGACACCAATTGGATGGGCAGACGTTGGTGGGCCCCGTGCACACCCAGCAGAACGTCGATAGCTATAAGACCGCCATTGAGGAGGCCAAGGCCTTGGGCGGAACTGTGGCTTTTGGCGGCAAAGTCCTGGAGCGATCGGGATACTATGTGGAGCCCACTGTCATCACGGGTCTGCCTCACGATGCCAGCGTTGTGCATCGCGAAACGTTTGCCCCCATCGTGTATGTCCTGAAAGCCAAGAGTGTGGACGAGGCCATCTCGTGGAATAACGAAGTCGAACAGGGTCTCTCGTCGGCCATTTTCACCGAGAACATCAGTCAGGCGTTCAAGTGGATCGGTGCCAGGGGCTCCGACTGCGGCATCGTAAACATAAACACCACCACAAATGGAGCTGAAATCGGTGGAGCGTTCGGTGGAGAGAAGGCCACCGGCGGAGGTCGAGAGTCGGGCTCGGATGCCTGGAAGCAGTACTGTAAGCGGGCAACAATCACGGTCAACCATTCCGGGGAACTGGCCTGCGCCCAGGGCGTCGTTTTTAATGTGGAGTAG
- the LOC108153078 gene encoding peroxiredoxin-2, protein MLTMPTLRQTAPEFNTIAVVAGGLRDLSLSDLRGRYVLLVFYPADFSYVCPTELQAFSDRALEFRNVGCEVMACSTDSHFVHCAWIAQPRKKGGLGELDIPLLADKSMKIAKDYGVLDEKTGLALRATFIIDREGLVRQITVNDNGVGRSVDEALRLVQALQFSDEFGMVCPVNWKKGTKGMQPDESGKEEYFKNST, encoded by the coding sequence ATGCTGACGATGCCAACTTTGAGACAGACGGCTCCGGAATTTAACACGATTGCGGTCGTAGCCGGAGGTCTACGGGATCTATCTCTGAGCGACTTGCGTGGCAGATATGTGCTGCTGGTATTCTATCCGGCAGACTTTTCGTACGTCTGTCCCACCGAGTTGCAGGCGTTCAGCGATCGGGCTTTGGAGTTCCGCAACGTAGGCTGCGAGGTGATGGCCTGCTCGACGGACAGCCACTTTGTGCACTGCGCCTGGATAGCTCAGCCGCGCAAGAAGGGCGGCCTTGGGGAACTGGACATACCCCTGCTGGCCGACAAGTCCATGAAGATAGCCAAGGACTATGGCGTGCTGGATGAGAAGACGGGCCTGGCCTTGCGGGCCACCTTCATCATCGATCGCGAAGGTCTGGTGCGCCAGATCACGGTCAACGACAATGGCGTGGGTCGCAGTGTGGACGAGGCACTGCGTCTGGTCCAGGCATTGCAGTTCAGCGATGAGTTCGGTATGGTCTGCCCTGTCAACTGGAAGAAAGGGACCAAGGGCATGCAGCCGGACGAGTCCGGCAAGGAGGAGTATTTCAAGAATTCCACATAA
- the LOC108150952 gene encoding uncharacterized protein LOC108150952: MSQIQLQQQQQQLHRRGHRHHRRRQPPEPCECLRPVIRVFGLLTSFVICGVGVDVYMHGFQAGLYILFSALLVMFIEIKWLFTLFLQLQCSEDNYQRGSRGSYSCLGCWRVSSAFCGGWHPTPIYAIIGICLILYPHNLWLSYVAGMFLLLLGLLRLCTLMRFIPAKDEGLLPQCDFEKVSSFVDNMEDDFVEISASQTVLDQEDDEDDGDEEPTIDDDVC; this comes from the exons ATGAGCCAGATACaattgcaacagcaacagcagcagctacatCGCCGTGGACAccgtcatcatcgtcgtcgccAGCCCCCAGAGCCTTGCGAGTGTTTGCGTCCTGTGATAAGGGTTTTTGGTCTGCTGACTTCATTCG TTATCTGCGGTGTGGGCGTCGATGTCTATATGCATGGCTTCCAGGCGGGACTCTATATACT TTTTTCAGCCCTGCTGGTAATGTTCATCGAGATCAAGTGGCTATTTACCCTATTCCTGCAGCTCCAGTGCTCCGA GGATAACTATCAGAGGGGTTCGAGAGGGTCCTACAGTTGCTTGGGCTGCTGGCGGGTGTCGTCCGCCTTCTGCGGCGGCTGGCACCCCACTCCCATCTATGCGATTATTGGCATCTGCCTGATACTCTATCCCCATAATCTGTGGCTCAGCTATGTGGCTGGCAtgttcctgctgctcctcggCCTGCTTCGACTCTGCACTCTGATGAGATTCATTCCCGCCAAGGACGAAGGCCTCCTGCCGCAATGCGACTTTGAAAA GGTGTCCAGTTTTGTGGATAACATGGAGGATGACTTCGTGGAGATTAGTGCCTCGCAAACAGTCTTGGACCAGGAGGACGATGAAGATGATGGAGACGAAGAACCCACCATTGACGATGATGTTTGCTAA
- the LOC108151965 gene encoding SOSS complex subunit C homolog produces MAFPTTSAQQAETNRKILEDIQTKKQLLAGGIINLGLSNTNQMPSPQLLGQPTAAPEFLPQGVGLPTNATPPRSAFNPTSSTTLGFFIPQDSYFGNSFIPVLPRLEPLPTTTAPATTTASHIAPK; encoded by the exons ATGGCTTTTCCGACAACAAGTGCACAGCAAGCCGAAACAAACCGAAAGATACTCGAGGACATCCAAACCAAAAAGCAGCTGCTTGCTGGCGGGATAATTAACCTGGGACTGAGCAACACAAATCAG ATGCCCTCTCCTCAGTTGCTCGGCCAGCCGACAGCAGCACCTGAATTCCTACCGCAGGGCGTGGGCTTACCCACAAATGCCACGCCGCCCCGATCCGCATTTAACCCTACCAGTTCCACCACTTTGGGCTTCTTTATCCCCCAAGATTCGTATTTTGGAAACAGCTTCATTCCCGTGCTTCCTCGCCTGGAGCCCTTACCGACGACCACAGCCCCGGCCACGACGACGGCCAGCCACATCGCACCCAAATAA
- the LOC108165422 gene encoding collagen alpha-1(IX) chain, whose amino-acid sequence MKSRSVASFSSFWITFGLGVLLAGAETFGPRHITLMTGSPAPAPAPAPHPSPPHEVIISEDYDHHDHHHHHPPYPPPGYPYPQQPQHCQCPPGPPGPPGPVGAPGVKGYPGMKGPKGDQGQKGPPGEKGYPGFPGRPGPPGPPGPPGFPGSHSYRDNYPPPAPPPSHGHHGDYGHYGHHGDYGHHRYFSNEQSYDEDEDEDDYEGHERTFGEVEEESIGHQPILLAFSHVGNPFATKSNRKQN is encoded by the coding sequence ATGAAGTCGCGTTCGGTAGCTAGCTTTTCGAGTTTCTGGATTACTTTCGGTCTGGGAGTGCTGCTGGCAGGAGCTGAAACCTTTGGGCCGCGCCACATCACGCTGATGACTGGCAGTCccgctccggctccggctccggcccCGCATCCATCACCACCGCATGAAGTGATCATATCCGAGGACTACGACCATCAcgaccaccaccaccatcatccGCCGTACCCGCCGCCTGGCTATCCCTATccccagcagccgcagcattGTCAGTGCCCCCCTGGACCGCCAGGTCCACCAGGGCCTGTGGGAGCGCCAGGCGTGAAAGGATATCCAGGGATGAAGGGTCCGAAGGGTGATCAAGGGCAGAAGGGACCACCAGGCGAGAAGGGTTACCCGGGCTTTCCGGGTCGCCCCGGTCCTCCAGGTCCTCCAGGTCCTCCCGGTTTCCCAGGCTCGCATTCATATCGGGACAACTacccaccaccagcaccaccacctTCCCATGGACATCACGGGGATTACGGGCACTATGGACACCATGGAGACTATGGACACCATCGCTACTTCTCGAATGAACAGTCCTatgacgaagacgaagacgaagacgacTACGAGGGCCATGAGCGTACCTTTGGTGAAGTAGAAGAGGAGTCAATTGGCCACCAACCAATCCTCTTGGCATTCAGTCATGTGGGAAATCCATTTGCCACAAAGTCAAATAGAAAACAGAATTAA
- the LOC108165423 gene encoding uncharacterized protein LOC108165423 — protein sequence MEVLEEGNLMDRVPILLQRDLEFYQTHQRVLQEPICSGVVGGKLDFPRYASFAAIKLIRWWEDEYFASYRKHSGLLHTEKELNEGDFTSATVKTSDPDKFVQLVCRSADLLLEHVHRLSQESLDHADLSVLTATIGAAALVKNSLSVYMQAATTTIVPPKGDEKGGALKLSFKQYAQMAEALAERLLDLHCRLLLLYIMQDADCLHWEDTQPFFESERGSYTVQMWWHYMRGSKTDLWNSVPPKMAQKIFAGMLNETLSVLTVRYTQIVTSVARSQLHLTDICNMLLCIAELLPHICESGEAYVGLQLSNQSVILRDIHAKCRELFYCLLLRGAPLGVLSKVFRKGLDNMEMFSSRHGLPSAWIIFALPRYFPKEQSCQWVTEFADLTTNTAISLDLRVLLAFPEADWSFLLKILLMRDAFLTGIIIRHLMQHLPSSENFKNVAKHSFTSAEGAPPKCEAFLCRGECFNVTESIADDIDPVGQANYQIVLSLTYLVVAVGKAVDIKSCLIKTLEEHAIAGWSDCLDKRQVWNQKRTPWLEAIMHFVYPVLDCVVEMLINAVENGASMYQAMSLALTCVSEIWDCIPEGLYKITSLLQDIIPVSTRPLGDSVLLQVVFAALYTELIKTAEVHEQAKNEDKTSICYSISEAICSIDEDDKHTDQIELFLKQAKESINLDTDFGGTPGGSNRGAGGMSAVSTVKMDDLTNAESDRLSHSPPNNYAMELDVGIADYIAEVLVSDVLTTNIGKQALKVVYNYLKFNRDWLLEQLGTGDNDPSPFQGVQGQNIKEAQTSVLKSMFFIGNTPFDQLLTGSLKIDYVSWLQMPLSLNPERTWLHLTRRCDFQEDSKLALPEVAMVAGIAKIMKRRKEFAK from the exons atggaaGTTCTTGAAGAGGGCAATTTAATGGATCGAGTGCCAATACTGCTGCAACGAGATCTAGAGTTTTATCAG ACACATCAGCGTGTGCTGCAGGAGCCCATTTGTTCGGGCGTTGTGGGTGGGAAATTGGATTTTCCACGGTATGCTTCCTTTGCGGCGATCAAATTGATACGTTG GTGGGAGGATGAGTACTTTGCCTCATACCGGAAACACTCGGGACTTTTGCACACCGAAAAGGAACTGAATGAAGGAGATTTT ACCAGTGCCACTGTCAAGACCTCTGATCCGGACAAGTTCGTTCAACTCGTTTGCCGATCGGCAGACCTACTTCTAGAGCACGTCCATCGCCTATCGCAGGAGTCTCTGGATCATGCTGATCTCTCTGTGCTGACGGCCACTATTGGAGCCGCTGCGCTGGTGAAGAACTCCCTGAGTGTCTACATGCAGGCGGCCACCACCACGATCGTTCCGCCCAAGGGCGATGAGAAGGGCGGAGCCCTCAAGCTGAGCTTCAAGCAATATGCCCAGATGGCGGAGGCATTGGCAGAGCGTCTCCTCGATCTGCACTGTCGCCTTCTGTTGCTGTACATCATGCAAGACGCCGACTGTCTGCATTGGGAGGATACGCAACCTTTCTTTGAGTCGGAGCGAGGCTCCTACACCGTACAGATGTGGTGGCACTATATGCGTGGCTCCAAAACAGATCTGTGGAACTCGGTGCCGCCGAAAATGGCCCAGAAGATCTTTGCCGGAATGCTGAACGAGACGCTCAGTGTGCTGACTGTCCGCTATACCCAGATCGTGACCAGTGTGGCTCGATCGCAGCTGCACTTGACGGACATTTGCAATATGCTGCTGTGCATTGCCGAGCTGCTGCCACACATCTGCGAGAGCGGCGAGGCATATGTGGGTCTGCAGTTGAGCAACCAGAGCGTTATCCTCAGGGACATCCACGCCAAGTGTCGGGAACTCTTCTACTGTCTCTTGCTGCGCGGTGCTCCCTTGGGTGTGCTCTCCAAG GTCTTTCGCAAGGGTCTCGACAACATGGAGATGTTTAGCTCTCGCCATGGCCTGCCCAGTGCATGGATTATATTTGCCTTACCGCGATACTTTCCCAAGGAGCAATCCTGCCAATGGGTCACGGAATTTGCTGATCTCACAACCAACACCGCCATTTCTTTGGACCTGAGAGTTCTACTTGCCTTTCCGGAGGCAGATTGGTCCTTTCTGCTTAAGATTCTGCTGATGAGAGACGCCTTCCTCACTGGCATCATAATACGACATCTGATGCAGCATTTACCGTCCTCCGAGAACTTTAAGAATGTGGCCAAACATTCCTTCACCAGTGCCGAGGGGGCACCACCAAAGTGCGAGGCGTTTCTGTGCCGCGGCGAGTGCTTCAATGTCACCGAGTCCATAGCAGACGATATAG ATCCCGTGGGACAAGCCAACTATCAGATTGTCCTCTCCCTTACCTACCTAGTCGTGGCCGTTGGCAAGGCGGTGGACATCAAGTCCTGTCTGATCAAGACCCTCGAAGAACATGCCATTGCGGGCTGGAGCGACTGCCTGGACAAGCGCCAGGTGTGGAACCAGAAGCGCACTCCCTGGCTGGAGGCCATCATGCATTTTGTATATCCCGTGCTCGACTGCGTAGTGGAGATGCTCATCAATGCCGTCGAGAATGGGGCGAGCATGTACCAAGCCATGTCCCTGGCTCTGACTTGTGTCTCCGAGATCTGGGATTGTATACCTGAGGGTCTGTACAAGATCACCTCACTGTTGCAGGACATCATACCGGTTTCGACGCGACCTTTGGGCGATTCGGTGCTGCTGCAGGTGGTCTTTGCTGCTCTCTACACCGAGCTGATCAAGACAGCAGAGGTGCACGAACAGG CCAAGAATGAAGACAAGACCTCCATTTGCTATTCGATATCGGAGGCCATTTGCTCCATAGACGAGGACGACAAGCACACAGATCAAATAGAGCTGTTCCTCAAGCAGGCCAAGGAGAGCATCAATCTGGACACGGACTTTGGTGGCACACCCGGCGGCAGCAATCGTGGCGCCGGCGGCATGAGTGCCGTGAGCACCGTCAAAATGGACGACCTAACCAATGCCGAATCGGATCGCCTGAGTCATAGTCCACCCAACAACTATGCTATGGAACTGGATGTGGGCATCGCCGACTATATAGCAGAGGTTCTGGTTAGCGATGTACTGACCACGAATATAGGCAAGCAGGCCCTCAAAGTGGTCTACAATTATCTGAAATTCAACAGGGATTGGTTGCTGGAACAACTGGGAACGGGCGACAACGACCCTAGTCCCTTTCAAGGTGTCCAGGGGCAGAATATCAAGGAGGCCCAGACCTCAGTGCTCAAGTCCATGTTTTTCATTGGGAACACACCGTTTGATCAGCTGCTGACGGGGTCCCTGAAGATCGACTACGTCAGTTGGCTGCAAATGCCTCTGTCCCTGAATCCAGAACGAACCTGGTTGCATTTGACAAGGCGCTGCGACTTCCAGGAGGATTCAAAGCTGGCGCTGCCAGAGGTGGCCATGGTGGCTGGCATTGCGAAGATAATGAAGCGACGCAAGGAGTTCGCCAAGTAA
- the LOC108151963 gene encoding methyltransferase-like protein 5 — MARLKLKKLEEYLQCVDGFEKPKIMLEQYPTPPHIAACMVHHMQAQHDDIEGKFVGDLGCGCGMLSIGATLLGAQLTVGFELDGDAVDIYRNNVQEMELPNVDCVRADVLQLPGSKWEKTFDTIVMNPPFGTKHNAGMDMKFLEVGLRLATGAVYSLHKTSTRAYIQKKSEEWGASGSVVAELRYNIEASYKFHKRQSKDIEVDFWRFDISGKD; from the exons ATGGCCCGCCTTAAGCTGAAGAAACTGGAGGAGTATTTGCAGTGTGTCGATGGATTCGAGAAGCCGAAGATCATGCTGGAACAGTATCCAACGCCTCCACACATAGCAGCATGTATGGTACATCATATGCAGGCCCAGCATGATGATATCGAGGGCAAATTCGTCGGAGACCTGGGCTGCGGCTGTGGCATGTTGAGCATAGGAGCCACTCTGCTGGGTGCCCAGCTGACTGTTGGCTTTGAGCTGGACGGAGATGCTGTTGACATCTACAGGAACAATGTGCAGGAAATGGAGCTGCCCAATGTAGACTGTGTGCGGGCGGATGTCCTGCAGCTGCCGGGGAGCAAGTGGGAGAAAACTTTCGACACAATCGTTATGAATCCGCCCTTTGGGACCAAGCACAATGCCGGCATGGATATGAAATTTCTGGAGGTAGGTCTGCGATTGGCTACAGGAGCAGTCTATTCATTGCACAAAACCTCTACACG CGCTTACATCCAGAAGAAGTCCGAGGAGTGGGGAGCCAGCGGCTCTGTGGTGGCCGAACTAAGGTACAACATCGAGGCCAGCTACAAGTTCCACAAACGTCAGTCAAAGGACATCGAGGTGGATTTCTGGCGGTTTGACATTAGCGGCAAGGATTAG